One genomic segment of Rhinopithecus roxellana isolate Shanxi Qingling chromosome 6, ASM756505v1, whole genome shotgun sequence includes these proteins:
- the GIGYF1 gene encoding GRB10-interacting GYF protein 1 isoform X4 has protein sequence MGKGAGPPLTGTSRGRGSTRSRGRGRGDSCFYQRSIEEGDGAFGRSPREIQRSQSWDDRGERRFEKSARRDGARCGFEEGGAGPRKEHARSDSENWRSLREEQEEEEEGSWRLGAGPRRDGDRWRSASPDGGPRSAGWREHGERRRKFEFDLRGDRGGCGEEEGRGGGGSSHLRRCRVPDGFEEDKDGLPEWCLDDEDEEMGTFDASGAFLPLKVSARRQGWEPALLGSSSSPPTQLFSAPHPHPMQKGPKEPIPEEQELDFQGLEEEEEPSEGLEEEGPEAGGKELTPLPPQEEKSSSPSPLPTLGPLWGTNGDGDEAAEKEPPVAEDDIRGIQLSPGVGSPAGPPGDLEDDEGLKHLQQEAEKLVASLQDSSLEEEQFTAAMQTQGLRHSAAATALPLSHGAARKWFYKDPQGEIQGPFTTQEMAEWFQAGYFSMSLLVKRGCDEGFQPLGEVIKMWGRVPFAPGPSPPPLLGNMDQERLKKQQELAAAALYQQLQHQQFLQLVSSRQLPQCALREKAALGDLTPPPPQQQQQQQLTAFLQQLQALKPPRGGDQNLLPTMSRSLSVPDSGRLWDVHTSASSQSGGEASLWDIPINSSTQGPILEQLQLQHKFQERREVELRAKREEEERKRREEKRRQQQQEEQKRRQEEEELFRRKQVRQQELLLKLLQQQQQAVPVPPAPSSPPPLWAGLAKQGLSMKTLLELQLEGERQLHKQPPPREPARAQAPNHRVQLGGLGTAPLNQWVSEAGPLWSGPDKSGGGSSGLGLWEDTTKSGGSLVRSLGLKNSRSSPSLSDSYSHLSGRPIRKKTEEEEKLLKLLQGIPRPQDGFTQWCEQMLHTLSATGSLDVPMAVAILKEVESPYDVHDYIRSCLGDTLEAKEFAKQFLERRAKQKASQQRQQQQEAWLSSASLQTAFQANHSTKLGPGEGSKAKRRALMLHSDPSILGYSLHGSSGEIESVDDY, from the exons ATGGGGAAAGGGGCTGGCCCCCCCCTGACTGGCACCTCCCGAGGCAGGGGCAGCACGCGGAGCCGAG GCCGTGGCCGCGGTGACAGCTGCTTTTACCAAAGAAGCATCGAAGAAGGCGATGGGGCCTTTGGACGAAGCCCCCGGGAGATCCAGCGCAGCcagagctgggatgacag AGGCGAGAGGCGGTTTGAGAAGTCAGCAAGGCGGGATGGAG CACGATGTGGGTTTGAGGAGGGAGGGGCTGGCCCAAGGAAGGAGCATGCCCGCTCAGACAGCGAGAACTGGCGCTCCTTacgggaggagcaggaggaggaggaggagggcagctGGAGGCTTGGGGCAGGGCCCCGGCGAGATGGCGACCGCTGGCGCTCCGCCAGCCCTG ATGGCGGTCCCCGCTCTGCTGGCTGGCGGGAACATGGGGAACGGAGGCGCAAGTTTGAATTTGATTTGCGAGGGGATCGAGGCGGGTGTGGTGAAgaggaggggcggggagggggaggcagCTCTCACCTGCGGCGGTGCCGAGTGCCTGACGGCTTTGAGGAGGACAAGGATGGGCTCCCAGAGTGGTGCCTGGACGATGAGGATGAAGAAATGGGCACCTTTGATGCCTCTGGGGCCTTCTTGCCTCTCAAGGTATCTGCGAGGAGGCAAGGGTGGGAACCTGCCCTGCTGGGgtcctcttcctccccacccacccagctgttctctgccccccacccccaccccatgcaGAAGGGCCCCAAGGAGCCCATTCCTGAGGAGCAGGAGCTGGACTTCcaagggctggaggaggaggaggagccttCCGAAGGGCTAGAGGAAGAAGGGCCTGAGGCGG GTGGGAAGGAGCTAACCCCACTGCCTCCGCAGGAAGAGAAGTCCAGCTCCCCGTCCCCACTACCCACCCTGGGCCCACTCTGGGGGACAAACGGGGATGGGGACGAAGCTGCAGAGAAAGAGCCCCCAGTGGCTGAAG ATGATATTCGGGGGATCCAGCTGAGTCCCGGGGTGGGCTCCCCTGCTGGCCCACCCGGAGATCTGGAGGATGATGAAGGCTTAAAGCACCTGCAGCAG GAGGCGGAGAAGCTGGTGGCCTCCCTGCAGGACAGCTCCTTAGAGGAGGAGCAGTTCACGGCTGCCATGCAGACCCAGGGCCTGCGCCACTCTGCAGccgccactgccctcccactcagCCATGGAGCTGCCCGGAAGTGGTTCTACAAGGATCCGCAGGGCGAGATCCAAG GCCCCTTCACGACACAGGAGATGGCAGAGTGGTTCCAGGCTGGCTACTTCTCCATGTCGCTGCTGGTGAAGCGGGGCTGTGATGAGGGCTTCCAGCCGCTAGGCGAGGTGATCAAGATGTGGGGCCGTGTGCCCTTTGCCCCAGGTCCCTCACCACCCCCACTGCTG GGAAACATGGACCAGGAGCGGCTGAAGAAACAGCAGGAGCTGGCCGCAGCTGCCTTGTACCAGCAGCTGCAGCACCAGCAGTTTCTTCAGCTGGTCAGCAG CCGCCAGCTCCCACAATGCGCGCTTCGAGAAAAGGCAGCTCTGGGGGACCTGACGCCACCGCCgccgcagcagcagcagcagcagcagctcacGGCATTCCTGCAGCAGCTCCAGGCGCTCAAACCCCCCAG AGGCGGGGACCAGAACCTGCTCCCGACGATGAGCCGGTCCTTGTCGGTGCCGGATTCGGGCCGCCTCTGGGACGTACATACCTCAGCCTCATCACAGTCAG GTGGTGAGGCCAGTCTTTGGGACATACCAATTAACTCTTCGACTCAGGGTCCAATTCTAGAACAACTCCAGCTACAACATAAA TTCCAGGAGCGCAGAGAAGTGGAGCTCAGGGCGAAGCGGGAAGAAGAGGAACGCAAGCGCCGGGAGGAGAAGCGCcgccagcagcagcaggaggagcagAAGCGGCGGCAAGAGGAGGAAGAGCTGTTTCGGCGCAAGCAG GTGCGGCAGCAGGAGCTGTTGCTGAAGTTgctacagcagcagcagcaggcagtCCCCGTGCCCCCCGCGCCCAGCTCCCCGCCCCCACTCTGGGCTGGCCTGGCCAAGCAGGGGCTGTCCATGAAGACACTCCTGGAGTTGCAGCTGGAGGGCGAGCGGCAGCTGCACAAACAGCCCCCACCTCGGGAGCCAGCTCGGGCCCAGGCCCCCAACCACCGAGTG CAGCTTGGGGGCCTGGGCACTGCCCCCCTGAACCAGTGGGTGTCTGAGGCTGGGCCGCTATGGAGCGGGCCAGACAAGAGTGGGGGCGGCAGCAGCGGCCTGGGGCTCTGGGAGGACACCACCAAGAGCGGCGGGAGCCTGGTCCGCAGCCTCGGCCTGAAGAACAGCCGGAGCAGCCCATCTCTCAG TGACTCGTACAGCCACCTATCGGGTCGGCCCATTCgcaaaaagacagaggaagaagagaagctgCTGAAGCTGCTGCAGGGCATCCCCAGGCCCCAGGATGGCTTCACCCAGTGGTGTGAGCAGATGCTGCACACACTGAGCGCCACAGGCAGCCTGGACG TGCCCATGGCTGTAGCGATCCTCAAGGAGGTGGAATCCCCCTATGATGTCCACGATTATATCCGTTCCTGCCTGGGGGACACGCTGGAAGCCAAAGAATTTGCCAAACAATTCCTGGAGCGGAGGGCCAAGCAGAAAGCCAGCCaacagcggcagcagcagcag GAGGCGTGGCTGAGCAGCGCCTCCCTGCAGACGGCCTTCCAGGCCAACCACAGCACCAAACTCGGCCCCGGGGAGGGCAGCAAGGCCAAGAGGCGGGCACTGATGCTGCACTCAGACCCCAGCATCCTGG GGTACTCCCTGCACGGATCTTCTGGTGAGATCGAGAGCGTGGATGACTACTGA